The DNA window GGGTACAGTCCCGAGTAGACCATCGGCTTCGGTTCCCGGTACCCGGCCAGCGGCTCGTCCGCGCCCTTGCGCTCCGAGGTCACGGTGTCACCGACCTTGGACTGGCGGACGTCCTTCACGCCGGTGATCAGGTAGCCGACCTCGCCGACGCCGAGCCCTTTGCTCGCCTTCGGCTCCGGCGAGATGATGCCGACCTCCAGCAGCTCGTGCGTGGCGCCGGTGGACATCATCTTGATCCGCTCGCGCGGCACGATCTTCCCGTCGACCACCCTGATGTAGGTGACCACACCCCGGTAGGTGTCGTACACCGAGTCGAAGATCATCGCCCGCGCCGGCGCGTCGGCGTTCCCGACCGGCGGCGGCACCTGGCGCACCGCCTCGTCGAGCAGGTTCGTCACCCCGTCACCGGTCTTCGCCGACACGCGCAGCACGTCCGTCGGCTCGCAGCCGATGATGTGCGCGAGCTCGGCCGCGTACTTGTCCGGCTCGGCCGCGGGCAGGTCGATCTTGTTCAGCACCGGGATGATGTGCAGGTCTTTTTCCAGCGCGAGGTAGAGGTTCGCCAGCGTCTGCGCCTCGATCCCCTGCGCGGCGTCGACCAGCAGGATCGCGCCTTCGCAGGCCTCCAGCGCGCGGGAGACCTCGTAGGTGAAGTCGACGTGGCCTGGCGTGTCGATCAGGTGCAGGACGTGGTCCTGCCCGTCGACCTTCCACGGCAGGCGCACGTTCTGCGCCTTGATGGTGATCCCGCGTTCCCGCTCGATGTCCATCCGGTCCAGGTACTGGGCGCGCATCGCCCGCTCTTCGACCACGCCGGTGAGCTGCAGCATCCGGTCGGCCAGCGTGGACTTGCCGTGGTCGATGTGCGCGATGATGCAGAAGTTCCGGATGAGCTCCGGTGGCGTGAACGTGTCGTCCGCGAACGTGCGTGGGGCTGTCACTCGTGTGGTCCTCGGGAAGTCGGGGGTGAGCGTGTCCATCGTCCCATGAGCATCCGGGCGCGAATACGGGTCATCCCCGATGCACGCTCGGTATACCTGTGCTGACCTGGGAGGTATGAGCAGTTCGATGACCCAGATGCTCGATCGCGCGTTCGGCCACCCGCGCGGTCTGCTCGGCAGGCTCGGTGGCGCGATGATGGCACACGGCAACGCGGCGACCGAGCGCCACCTGGTCGAACTCGCGAAACTCGGCGACGACGACACCGTGCTCGTCGTCGGCCCCGGGCCGGGGGTCGGGCTCGCGGCGGCCGCGAGAACAGCGCGCAGAACCGTCGGCGTGGACCCGTCGGAGGAGATGCTGGCGCGCTGCCGTGATCGGTGCCACGACCTGATCGCGAGCGGCGCCGTCGAACTGCGGCGCGGCACCGCCGAGGACCACGGCCAGCCCGACGAGTCGGCCGACGCCGTCCTGACCGTCAACAACGTGCAGCTGTGGCCCGACCGCGCCGCCGCGTTCCGCGCGCTGCACCGCGCACTGCGCCCCGGCGGCCGGATCCTGGTGTCAGCGCACGACCGGTGGCTGCCGGTGTCCCGGCACGAACTCGGCGACGAACTCCTCGCCGCCGGGTTCGCCGACGTGCAGACCTGGACCTGGGAGCCGCCCGGCCGGGGCGCGAGCCTCGCCGCCCAGCTGCGCGCCGTCCGGCCGCCGGAAAGCGCGCCACGGCGCGGAAAACCTCAGGCCGGTGCCGGCGAGGCGTCCGAAGACTCGGACGCGTAGCGCGGAAGGTGCTTGCCGAGGATGTCGGCCAGCTCCTGGGCTTGGCGGACCAGGTCTTCCCGGTAGGTGATGACGGTGTCCCAGTACAGGCAGAGGGTGCCGCGCCGGTCGCCCCCGCTGCACACCGGCATGCCCAGCCAGCTGTGGAAACCTTCGGATTGAACGAGGTCGGTCACGGATCGGAAGAGCGGATCGGTCCGGGCGTCGGCCACGAACACGTGCTGGTTGTGTTTGACGATGTTCGGGAGGACGACCCCCTCTGCCTGCCCCTTGACGCGGATTTCCTCGACGTAGCGGGAGGAAAGACCTCGCCAGCGCATCGTGGACGGCCACGGGGACCGCGTCGAGTCGACGGGCCCGATGTTCCCGGTGGCCACGTGGACCCGGTCGGCGCCGAGCGACGCGGTGGCCACGTCGCAGGCGAGATCGAGCAGTTCGGACATGCCGGAAGCCCTCGACGCCTGCTCGTCGAACTGCTCGAAGCGGTCCGGCCGGGTCGCGGTGCCGCGGGTGATCGTCTCGACGACGTGCGTCGAGAGCGACTCCTCGATTCCAGGCCCCTGCTCGACATGGCGGACGTAGAACTCGAGAGCGTCGCTGTCGGAGTCGAACGACCCGAGGACGATGAGTTCGTAAGCCCCGGTGGCCAGGTGGACCTCGTCCACCTGGGGCAGTGACGCCAAGCGGTCGGCGACGACGAACCGCTGGCCCGGCTCGACCCGCGCCAGGACGATGAGCCGCGATCGCGGCGCTTCGCGGTCCAAGGTGGCGACCACCCGCATACCGTCGCGCTCGATCAACCGGCGGATCCGCTGGCGCACGGTCTTCTCCGACACCCCGACCCTGGCGGCGACCTCGAGGTTGGGCATGCGCCCGTTCTCGGCCAGCAGTCCGAAGATCTTTTCATCCAGCGCGTCGAGTT is part of the Amycolatopsis sp. CA-230715 genome and encodes:
- the lepA gene encoding translation elongation factor 4 translates to MTAPRTFADDTFTPPELIRNFCIIAHIDHGKSTLADRMLQLTGVVEERAMRAQYLDRMDIERERGITIKAQNVRLPWKVDGQDHVLHLIDTPGHVDFTYEVSRALEACEGAILLVDAAQGIEAQTLANLYLALEKDLHIIPVLNKIDLPAAEPDKYAAELAHIIGCEPTDVLRVSAKTGDGVTNLLDEAVRQVPPPVGNADAPARAMIFDSVYDTYRGVVTYIRVVDGKIVPRERIKMMSTGATHELLEVGIISPEPKASKGLGVGEVGYLITGVKDVRQSKVGDTVTSERKGADEPLAGYREPKPMVYSGLYPVDGSDYPVLREALDKLQLNDAALDYEPETSVALGFGFRCGFLGLLHLEITRDRLEREFGLDLISTAPNVVYQVYLEDGGEVTVTNPSDWPTGAKISEVHEPVSKVTVIAPSEFIGAIMELCQSKRGQMLGMDYLSEDRVELRYNLPLAEIIFDFFDSLKSRTRGYASLDYEEAGEQVSDLVKVDILLQGEAVDAFSAIVHKDSAYGYGNKMATRLRELIPRQQFEVPIQAAIGARIIARETIRAIRKDVLAKCYGGDISRKRKLLEKQKEGKKRMKTVGRVEVPQEAFVAALSSEDPSDKGKGKK
- a CDS encoding class I SAM-dependent methyltransferase, whose product is MSSSMTQMLDRAFGHPRGLLGRLGGAMMAHGNAATERHLVELAKLGDDDTVLVVGPGPGVGLAAAARTARRTVGVDPSEEMLARCRDRCHDLIASGAVELRRGTAEDHGQPDESADAVLTVNNVQLWPDRAAAFRALHRALRPGGRILVSAHDRWLPVSRHELGDELLAAGFADVQTWTWEPPGRGASLAAQLRAVRPPESAPRRGKPQAGAGEASEDSDA
- a CDS encoding AsnC family transcriptional regulator, which gives rise to MRELDALDEKIFGLLAENGRMPNLEVAARVGVSEKTVRQRIRRLIERDGMRVVATLDREAPRSRLIVLARVEPGQRFVVADRLASLPQVDEVHLATGAYELIVLGSFDSDSDALEFYVRHVEQGPGIEESLSTHVVETITRGTATRPDRFEQFDEQASRASGMSELLDLACDVATASLGADRVHVATGNIGPVDSTRSPWPSTMRWRGLSSRYVEEIRVKGQAEGVVLPNIVKHNQHVFVADARTDPLFRSVTDLVQSEGFHSWLGMPVCSGGDRRGTLCLYWDTVITYREDLVRQAQELADILGKHLPRYASESSDASPAPA